The Lonchura striata isolate bLonStr1 chromosome 5, bLonStr1.mat, whole genome shotgun sequence genome window below encodes:
- the ADCK2 gene encoding putative aarF domain-containing protein kinase 2, whose product MVAGGAARLLPLPPLARAAAARLRPAPPGRAGCGRSGLRAARCGALALAVPAAAPAGTGWSERPGRRGPAWAAERGAERPPRGLLRRLGLLLRLGVRACGLLLRFGPLLLLYPLGRLWPGMGARWLRLLRRAAEAAGPTCVKLGQWASTRRDLFSEAFCDEFSKLHVEVSPHPWGHTDELLRKAFGEEWTRILEFPSREPVGSGCVAQVYKAYADLAAIGGSRAERLEPRSELRSAFQAWQVPGFRGLLGWLRRRKSKDMRDERSREELSAADCSQGSPGSGMSLMEQRAKPVLSANPSSARHLVPVAIKVLHPGLIHQVQMDLFLMKMGSRIIGLLPGFKWLSLTEIVEEFEKLMMQQIDLRYEARNLDRFRQNFLDVDFVKFPTPLWPLVTADVLVETFEESEPISRYLHVEIGTELRQRLARMGMDMLLKMIFVDNFVHADLHPGNILVQGTARPGSARPEQAAVPEMSDTVVPELRDTVVPELRDTVVLGVQPPLQQLRLVLLDAGIVAELQSADLQNFRAVFTAVVLGQGERVAELILHHARANQCQDIERFKADMAELVTKARGNTIALGKLQVGNLLSSVFKLLMTHKVKLESNFASIIFAIMVLEGLGRSLDPELDILEAAKPLLIKTTASALR is encoded by the exons ATGGtggccggcggcgccgcgcggctgctgccgctgccgccgctcgCGCGCGCCGCCGCGGCCAGGCTGCGGCcggcgccgccggggcgggcgggctgCGGGCGCTCCGGGCTGCGCGCCGCCCGCTGCGGCGCCCTGGCCCTGGCCGTGCCCGCGGCCGCGCCCGCCGGGACCGGCTGGAGCGAGAGgccggggcggcgcggcccggcgtgggcggcggagcgcggcgcggagcggccgcCCCGGGGGCTGCTGCGgcgcctggggctgctgctgcggcTGGGCGTCCGCGCCTGCGGGCTCCTGCTGCGCTTCgggccgctgctgctgctctacCCGCTGGGCCGCCTGTGGCCCGGCATGGGCGCCCGCTGGCTGCGGCTGCTGCGCAGGGCGGCCGAGGCCGCCGGCCCCACGTGTGTCAAGCTGGGCCAGTGGGCCAGCACCCGCAGGGACCTCTTCTCCGAGGCCTTCTGCGATGAGTTCTCCAAGCTGCACGTCGAGGTGAGCCCGCACCCGTGGGGCCACACTGACGAGCTCCTGAGGAAGGCCTTCGGTGAGGAGTGGACGCGCATCCTCGAGTTCCCGAGCCGGGAGCCGGTCGGCTCGGGCTGCGTTGCCCAGGTGTATAAAGCCTATGCTGACCTCGCTGCCATCGGAGGCTCCCGGGCCGAGCGGCTGGAGCCACGCTCGGAGCTCAGGTCCGCCTTCCAAGCGTGGCAAGTGCCAGGCTTTAGAGGCCTCCTCGGCTGgctgagaaggaggaagagcaaGGACATGCGGGAtgagaggagcagggaggaacTGAGTGCTGCGGACTGCTCCCAGGGAAGTCCCGGGAGTGGGATGTCCCTTATGGAGCAGAGGGCCAAGCCAGTCCTGAGCGCAAATCCATCATCAGCCAGACATCTCGTGCCCGTAGCCATTAAA GTCCTGCACCCTGGGCTGATCCACCAAGTCCAGATGGATCTGTTTCTCATGAAGATGGGCAGCCGCATCATTGGACTTCTCCCTGGGTTCAAGTGGCTCAGTTTGACAGAGATTGTGGAGGAGTTTGAGAAGCTTATGATGCAGCAG ATTGACTTGCGCTACGAAGCCAGAAATCTGGACCGCTTCCGACAGAATTTCCTAGATGTCGATTTTGTGAAGTTTCCCACTCCCCTTTGGCCCTTGGTAACAGCAGATGTTCTAGTGGAAACATTTGAG GAGAGTGAGCCCATTTCACGTTACCTGCATGTGGAGATTGGCACGGAGCTGCGGCAGAGACTGGCCAGGATGGGCATGGACATGCTGCTAAAGATG ATCTTCGTTGACAACTTTGTCCACGCCGACCTGCACCCCGGGAACATCCTGGTTCAAGGCACGGCACGGCCAGGCAGCGCCCGTCCGGAGCAGGCGGCGGTGCCGGAGATGAGTGACACCGtggtgccagagctgagggACACCGtggtgccagagctgagggACACCGTGGTGCTGGGTGTGCAgccacccctgcagcagctgcgcctggtgctgctggacgCAGGGATCGTGGCGGAGCTGCAGAGCGCCGACCTGCAGAACTTCCGCGCTGTGTTCACAGCTGTGgtcctgggacag GGGGAGAGGGTGGCAGAGCTGATCCTGCACCACGCCCGTGCCAACCAGTGCCAGGACATCGAGCGCTTCAAGGCTGACATGGCAGAGCTTGTCACCAAGGCCCGGGGGAACACCATTGCCTTGGGCAAG CTTCAGGTGGGAAATCTCCTCTCAAGTGTCTTCAAACTATTGATGACCCACAAG GTGAAGCTTGAGAGCAATTTTGCTTCCATCATCTTTGCCATCATGGTTCTGGAAGGACTGGGACGATCACTGGACCCTGAACTGGACATCCT